The genomic interval GGCACACTCTCCCCTCTTCTCTTCCACTTCATTGGCTTCTTCCTCAGAGAAAGGGTCATGGTAGTGAAGAAGAAGGGCCAGGCAATAGTAGTAGTACCATGCCACTCGCAGTGGGAGGAAAGCCCCACCACTTCTGGGGTGTCACACATCCCACACTACCTTGCTAAGGTGATGGCTGAAATACCTAAATTGCCTTCCTGGCCTTGAGAAAGCAGGTTGTGGTTCACACATGCAGACCTGGTTGATGTGGTGTCCAGTCCAAGTCCTAACAGCCTCGTGGGACAAGAGCCAGAGGCATGGAACCCAAGAGGGAGTGGTAGGAACAGCTGCAGGCCACAGTGGATACAGGTGAGCATGGCAGACAGTGTAGGAGTGGTACTGTGGGTTGGTCTTGGGGAAAATGGGGCAACCCGAGGTCCAGGGAGCTTGGATAAGCAGCATCTTTGGTCAGTCATGGAGATGGTGGCCAGCATCCATTGCTCTCTCTAGGAAGGGGCTTGGTCCTATCTTGCAATGCTGGACATGTTTTTTtgtctgtgtgtcttcaagttttttcgaacttatgatgatcctgcaatgaacctatcatgatgttttcttgtcatcatttattcagaggattttTTATTGCCTTCCATTGGCTGAGTGACACTTGTTCAAGGTTGCACACTGGTTTTCCTTGGCCAAGTAGGCATTCAAACTGTGGTTTCCCAGcccatccaacactcaaaccagtatatcatgctggctccctGGTTTGACACACATTATCATTTTACTCAGATATAGCTCACATTTCATTCTAAGTGAAATTCTGTCACCAACTAGGGGTGCTTTGAGCTTCACATTCTCACtgccccccttttaaaaacaaaaacaaaatatataccaGAATTTATTTAGTTTTTCAACCAGTTCTCAGCTTGTTTTCCCTAGCATAATGGTCAGtgtctggaagatgttgaccacagagttgcactagaggacctagagattcctagagaggtgttctctcagtcaaaaacatggtgtttttgttatttgcagcttttccacattcatggatgtcctgtgcccctaatcccagcaaatgtggagggatgagtgtagtccctgttaaaataaaatatcaacagAATAAAATtctgtggtggtggtagtgtgtgtgtgtgtggggggggattgTCCAGCACTGAAAAGCATAGGTTAAAAGTACTATATGCTCTATAAATTGAGTGATTAAAGGAGCACTCAATTTCATGTTCTATATATCACAAACACAGTGGTTTTGTATTCATACACAAAATATACAAGTACCAAAAATATGCACCATAAACTAATAAAGTCCAGTTGAAAAAATGAGAGGGAAACTAGAAAGCTGACAACTAGTCTcagctgacattttaaaagataagctCTTTTTAAGTTTTGAAATGATAAAACTTAATTATAAAAATTATACTaaagagattatcagatggggggaaattggggaagaaaaaggcatactcccggcaAAGTCATGAGATCGCACTGAAAAATTTCAAATGATGTTGTTCTTATTggggacttaacccatgaagatccaggaatgctccagcaacaaaccattcttGGGACATCCCAAGTGAATCCTGGATGGGTTAAATCCtggataagcatgacatcatctgaaaaacttcATCACAATCACACGACTTtgccgggagtatgccttttactcccggtttttccccccatctgataatcttctaAGACTCTTTCTCTCCTTgacatcagttgttgttgttgttgtttcttttgcttaattgtagttttgtaagatatttagtcttctctatcagagagctctgatgccataataTGTTTGGTggctacaaactacaaattgccACTATGGCATCACAATTACTCCTGTCTCAAGTCTGGTTTCAAACAATCTCAGGGAATGCCATTAAGCTCTAATTATTTTCCAAAGAAACTTAACAGTTGGAGATCTCTTACCAACAGAAACCTATAATAAAACATTGTAGTGCATGCCCAGCCCCTCATAGCTTCAGTTCATCTCAAGAGGGGCCTTTTATCATGTGATAGGTATAGATGTAGATAGAGAGGGATAAAGATACATAAATTTTTTTAACACAAATGCAACATATTGGTTCACTCAAACTGAAAacagaaccagcatagtgtagtggcttgaactcTGAACTAGGACTTTaacaaacaaggatttgaacccttgttcaTCAAACAATGGAAGCCCACTGGTGATCTCAggtaagtcatgctctctcagcctcagcggaaaaTAATTTCAACTTCTCCTTCCCTGAAAGCCCTATAGAACAAGAGCAGAAAACATGGGACCACCAAGATGGTGATGCTGGACGtttagttcaacaacatctggagtgccacatgTTACCCATCTCTGAAGAAGATGTGAAATTGCAGTGTAATGTCCAGCTCTGGGAAAGAGGTTGGCTAAAAATTGTCCAACAGCATGTATTCAGTGAAAGAAAAGCCCATTGGATGAATTCTGAAGAAAGAGTtgcaatataaaatgtatattttaaacttGTAAAATAACAGGTATGCAGTCCCCTATTGCTTCTGTACATACACATGATGAAATGGGAGCAATATTTACAAAAATAAAGAATGAATTCTTGGAAGGAGGCACTCACCATTACATTAactacatttatttaaattatccaCTCATCTGTGCTGAAAGACTGGGGAAGAAATATTTAGAAAAGTACCTAAGTGATAATATCTTAGACAGAGCATTTTTTATATCTTTGTTCCTCATTGCATAGATTACAGGATTCATTAAGGGTGGAACCATGGAATAGACCATGGTTAAGGCCAAATCAAAAGATGATGGAGAAGCGGAGGTGGCCCTGAGATAGGAAAAACCTCCGGTGAATATAAATATGGAGAAAATGATGAGATGGGGAAGGCAAGTTGAGAAAACCTTTTCCCTTCCCTGTGCAGAAGGGATTCTCAGCACTGCTGTGAAGATATGCACATAGGTtactacaataaaaataaagcatcctACCCCAACAATAACACCTAACAAAACTACTCCAATTTCAAAAAGGTATAAATCGGAGCAAGTAAGCTTAAGTAACTGTGGGATTTCACAGAAAAACTGATTGACAACATTGGAGCAAAAGTGGGGTGTAAAGGTACCGACAGTGTGTAAAATCCCATAGCATAAGCTGCCGATCCATACAGTAGTTACCATCTGAAAGCAGGCTTGCCTGTTCATTACCATCTCATATTGTAATGGATTGCAAATGGCAACATACCGATCATACGCCATGACTGTgagaagaaagaaatcagatGATAAAAAGAAGATATAGAAAAGGACTTGAGCAACACACCCAGAATAAGAAATACGCCTGTCGTTCATAAGGGAGTTAGCCATGGATAAGGGAATAATGACTGAAACTTGTCCCATGTCCTGTATGGccaagttcatcagaaaaaagtACATGGGGGTGTGTAGATGGTAGTCAGATGCTACTGCAGCAACGATAAGGAGATTCCCTGCAGCTGCTGccaggaagaagatgaggaatgCAATGAAATGTAGAATCTGCAGTTTCCGAACAGTAAAGAATTCCAAGAGAATAAATTCTGATAGAGACGTCTGATTTATTAATTGTTGCTCCTTAAGGTGCATGAAGGCAACCTGTTCAAAGACAGGGAGAAGAAAAACAGTTCTTAAGCATAGTTACTGAAATTGATCCAAAAGACATTACAGGCAAAAAGTACATAGGGGTGTACAAATGTGGGGACAGAAGCTACACTGAAGGCGATAAGAAAGTTTCCTGCAGATGTTGCCAGGCAAAAGACAAGGAATGCAATGAAGTATAGAAATTGTAGCTGTCAAACTTCTGAGAATTCTCAGAGAGGAACATTGACAGATTTATTAATTAAACTTTGTTCCTTAGTGCTCTGGAAggaattacaatttttaaaaatgcatataccAAGTTTTAATTTTGAGCACCAGTTCTGACTCAAATTAACCCTTTTAACCTGCTACCATCTGATACTAGGGGGTGGAATTGGAGGCAAATTCCAGTTTGGAATGTACTTCTTAATTCAAATATTTAAGTAaaggaaatcacacacacacaaacacacacagacacacagagacacatgcacacacacattttctataACATTAGTCACCATTCTAAAAATTGATGCACTGCACACTCCTACTAATAGCTTCCACTTTCATCTTACATTATAGGAAGTAATTAACTTGCAAGACAACATGCATGACTGATCATAAACCTTATCAGCCTTTACTGGGAGTAACTGTCATATTATGTGGCCAGAGCTGGAATTATTTAGGCATCCAAAAATGGTGTTTACCCTCTCCAATTTTGATTTACAAAAAATACATTATGGCAACAGGTATTTTGTGAACTGAATTGACTAGATTATTTGGTTAATTTTAGGAAGAGTTGGCATAGATAAAGATTACCATTTATTAGATGGCCATTGTCAACTGCTAACTCATCAGTTTACTGATGAAATCTGGTCATCTTCGTCATTCTGCTAATGCTAAGTAGATTTAACAACCGTTTTGCTTCTCTTGAATTCTGATCAGACACAGATATTTGGTGAAATCTTCTCATCATCTGTCAATGACTAATGTGTAGTAAAAAGCAAGAAAGCATAAGCAAGTTAACAGTAACTTACTTCTTCCATATATCGAGGTGAGAATGGACTCTAATTCAGTGACAGAACACAAGTTTCAAAGCCAAAGTCTCTGGTTGGTTCCAGGTATATGCTTGTAGACTGGGAACAAGCTCTACCCGAAAGCCTAGAAGATAGCAACAAGTCAGTTTTAATAGTATTAAACAAGAATGACCAATGATCAGGCATGATATAAAGTAGATTTGTATGCCCCAAGGCTTGCCTATATTCAACCAGAGTTATGAAAGTCACGAAAGAAGTTATGAAAGACAGTAAATAAAAATTTCATAGAGGTGAGTGGGGGGATAGATACATATGATTactcaaaataaaataagggaTGAGAATGAGGAAGGAGAAATTTTAAATCTGGTGAAAAGGTACTgtcactcaggcctgttacagactgccaaaataaagctgcttcgggtctctttggaggtatgctgtttaaatgatgcatgcatcctaagaatccggaagctgcaccaaagctgccctccagtgcttagaaatggagtgtggctttggcgcgacctccagactcttagggcccatgcatcatttaaacagcatacctccaaagagacccgaagcagctttattttggcagtctgtaacaggccacagactgattaaaaaacagaaatgcataTTCTAGAAGATAAGAGATTTATTCTGACAGAGAGGGCAGAATAAATATCCAAAACATTATGCATGCACTCCCAGTATATTAGTCTGCAATTTCCATGATTTTTTCTAGTCTGATAGCCTTGCAAATTCTCTTATTTTCCTTAACATTCTTCAGATGTAAAATAGGAGAAGGAATCTGCATGTTAACTTCAGATTTCACTTTAACAATGCAGTCCTTAACATATCCCCTCAGAAACATGCCCCACTGTGATAAATGGGTCTTACCCCACTGTGGGTCTTATCCACACAAATCACATTTCTATGGGATGTTTTGTTGACATTTCTGTGACTGTAATAAATATGTAACAGATTCCTTTGATCCTTGTTATGATTCCCGTGTTTGAATGACACAAATATTCCACCATCCTAACAGAGAGGTGAAATAAACTAGAGTACTCAGCTTTCTTATTGAAAAAGATGGAATCAAAAGtaaaacagcagaaaagaaacaTGTAAGGAAAGTCTATGCTAAGTTCCCTTAAGAGAGCATTTAAGAAACaccagaaagaaggaggaggaggaggaggaggaggaggaggaggaggaggaggattgtaaACATGGTGAATTGTCACATAGACATGATTGAGAAACACAAAATTGCATATTTTAGAAGATATCACAATCACCTTGGTTGAAAATGGGTTGAACATCCCAAAATGCTGCATACACCCCCAGTTTAATAGTCCACCATTTCCATCTTTCAATCTTAATGAAGAGTAGATCTCTTCTCTTTGAAAAATTCTCCTATCAATTCATTTCTTGCTTTCTTTACATGCTCCCAGCAAATGTTCATTCAAAACCTACCCTGgttctaccctctggggcagcagaaaacaatcccACAACCTCCTCTCTGTCAAAGTCCTCTAGATAATTAAAGAGTGCAGAAGAGAAAATATGCAGAAAAGAAAGTATGACAACGTGGATCCAAatgatatctgaaagaccaccttCTCAAAATGAGCCTGCCAAAAAATTATGATCTTCAGAGGAGCCTCTGTTGTATGTCCCAATACTTTGAGAAGTTAGGTTGGGTTGGTCAGTAAGAAGGCTTTCTCTGTATATGCACTTTAACTGTGCAACTCCTTATCAAGGGAAGTTAGGCTAGTCCCATATCTCCAGTGGGCAACCAAAACAGTGCTAtttttcagtgtttgaaattgctgttttaactggattctaggattgcttttagaacattttaatttattttttaaatgttttaagctttttattgtattttagttGTTGATCTCCTTGGGAACCCTGGTGGGCTGGGAAGAGCTGAAGAAAGATTTAGGACAGCTTGTGAGAATATTTGAGATGCTCCCAAAATGTTAAGAAAAATTCTAAATCACTTACTACTTTTCTTCACAGATTGCTTTTCACTTCAGATCCACTTTCCTTCTCCAGCAGTGAGCCGGCTGTGCGTCTATAAAGGCATCCATGTCACTATATGAAAGTCCCCTTCCACTTGGATTAATGAGGGAAAA from Sceloporus undulatus isolate JIND9_A2432 ecotype Alabama chromosome 6, SceUnd_v1.1, whole genome shotgun sequence carries:
- the LOC121932402 gene encoding LOW QUALITY PROTEIN: olfactory receptor 14A16-like (The sequence of the model RefSeq protein was modified relative to this genomic sequence to represent the inferred CDS: inserted 2 bases in 1 codon), translating into MHLKEQQLINQTSLSEFILLEFFTVRKLQILHFIAFLIFFLAAAAGNLLIVAAVASDYHLHTPMYFFLMNLAIQDMGQVSVIIPLSMANSLMNDRRISYSGCVAQVLFYIFFLSSDFFLLTVMAYDRYVAICNPLQYEMVMNRQACFQMVTTVWIGSLCYGILHTVGTFTPHFCSNVVNQFFCEIPQLLKLTCSDLYLFEIGVVLLGVIVGVGCFIFIVVTYVHIFTAVLRIPSAQGREKVFSTCLPHLIIFSIFIFTGGFSYLRATSASPSSFDLALTMVYSMVPPLMNPVIYAMRNKDIKNALSKILSLRYFSKYFFPSLSAQMXVDNLNKCS